In Halovulum dunhuangense, one genomic interval encodes:
- a CDS encoding winged helix-turn-helix domain-containing protein encodes MKDIDERDGVWISPDFAFLETEAGARIGLTRSERRALKLLTAHPNRLLSRDEILDAVSEPGSDKNDRNIDFLVNRLRRKLSDDARNPRYIATRYGEGYVWIGEAPIAQPAVAGADMVVSAVNGLDNLGDTRETGEGFARALPRAFEVAMGADRRVVYAPGCAGAAEFGAAAPALAAELSFFVDRGHISCVVAVRDFRSGRLIAARRQGFENAVPVRAAAERLARQLYRQVWRVTATMPVRDVPLPVGIYGSTMGESIPLREEAEASNRKMLALAETAELRSLATWQENEKRLRAMLAETPHDAEAKLLLAIAIHSKYVMGGQRLLVQGIDTRGKDEDDMEALVTEALPYVRDKPDHAIMAGKLLHFLRRGYDDLARDLCEEAYATSVSPAGSLAVIGQMRAFAGETDSALDAIEQALNLSPPGSHAHAYALVIKGQALAGAARWDDLKSVRKETYGVSPVLGLMLEPVFAHPGRESYRARAVMLLFSRARAEAQLRNLNYVCARLFRDPAQGANALRPFSGLFAGRFGTAAIPQEVRSAHPRLFAEIS; translated from the coding sequence GTGAAGGATATCGACGAACGCGACGGCGTCTGGATCAGCCCCGACTTCGCCTTTCTCGAGACCGAGGCAGGCGCGCGCATCGGCCTTACCCGGTCCGAACGGCGGGCGCTGAAACTCCTGACTGCGCATCCCAATCGCCTGCTCAGCCGGGACGAGATCCTCGACGCGGTGTCCGAACCCGGCTCGGACAAGAACGACCGCAACATCGATTTCCTGGTGAACCGGCTGCGCCGCAAGCTGTCGGACGACGCCCGGAACCCGCGCTACATCGCCACGCGCTATGGCGAGGGTTATGTCTGGATCGGCGAGGCGCCGATAGCCCAGCCCGCGGTGGCGGGGGCGGACATGGTGGTGAGCGCCGTGAACGGCCTCGACAATCTGGGTGATACCCGAGAGACCGGCGAAGGCTTTGCCCGCGCCCTGCCCCGCGCCTTCGAGGTGGCGATGGGGGCCGACCGGCGGGTGGTCTATGCGCCGGGCTGCGCGGGCGCGGCGGAATTCGGGGCCGCGGCCCCGGCGCTGGCGGCAGAGCTGTCCTTCTTCGTCGATCGAGGGCACATCAGCTGCGTGGTGGCGGTGCGCGACTTCCGCAGCGGGCGCCTGATCGCCGCGCGACGGCAGGGCTTCGAGAACGCGGTACCGGTACGCGCCGCGGCCGAACGGCTGGCCCGGCAGCTTTACCGCCAGGTCTGGCGCGTGACCGCGACCATGCCCGTGCGCGACGTGCCGCTGCCGGTCGGGATCTATGGCTCGACCATGGGCGAAAGCATCCCGTTGCGGGAAGAGGCGGAGGCCAGCAACCGCAAGATGCTCGCGCTGGCCGAAACGGCCGAGTTGCGGTCGCTTGCGACCTGGCAGGAAAACGAGAAGCGGCTTCGGGCCATGCTTGCCGAGACGCCCCATGATGCCGAGGCCAAGCTGCTTCTGGCCATCGCCATCCACTCGAAATACGTCATGGGTGGCCAGCGGCTGCTGGTCCAGGGCATCGACACGCGCGGCAAGGACGAGGACGATATGGAGGCTCTGGTGACAGAGGCCCTTCCCTATGTCCGGGACAAGCCCGATCATGCGATCATGGCCGGAAAGCTGCTTCATTTCCTGCGACGCGGATATGACGATCTGGCGCGCGACCTGTGCGAGGAGGCCTATGCGACCAGCGTGTCCCCGGCGGGCTCGCTGGCGGTGATCGGCCAGATGCGCGCCTTCGCCGGAGAGACGGACAGCGCGCTCGACGCGATCGAGCAGGCGCTGAACCTGTCGCCGCCCGGTTCGCATGCGCATGCCTATGCGCTGGTGATAAAGGGGCAGGCGCTTGCAGGTGCGGCGCGCTGGGACGATCTGAAATCGGTCCGCAAGGAGACGTATGGCGTCAGTCCCGTGCTGGGGCTGATGCTCGAGCCGGTCTTCGCGCATCCCGGGCGGGAGTCGTATCGCGCAAGGGCCGTCATGCTGCTGTTCTCCCGCGCCCGCGCCGAGGCGCAGTTGCGCAACCTGAACTATGTCTGCGCAAGGCTGTTCCGCGATCCCGCGCAGGGGGCCAACGCGTTGCGGCCCTTTTCCGGCCTCTTTGCGGGCCGCTTCGGGACCGCCGCGATCCCGCAGGAAGTCCGCAGCGCGCATCCGCGGCTGTTTGCGGAAATATCCTGA
- a CDS encoding ShlB/FhaC/HecB family hemolysin secretion/activation protein: protein MLSRSCVNLSKFLVVFGLCGQPVMAQSFFANLGTDPATGVDRGSASQISPVDRPTGFLTLSSDGAEAIGPWIGSVSYAVPDLALDGDQLDGVFVLGGPSADDRTELVAGGIGYRLALGDSGITVFANADHSGYRLGTASALPLDIEGTVTNFAVGVQRSWASGEAARSVATIQFSGRSDNASVMNSDVVDEDLRILRAALVHERGRPYAFRQRYAVSVSKGIDGLGASDPGGSFLSMPGVATDFLRIAGSIEMSVPLGMRTLVNAGMIGQLTGDSLPVSQRCGFGTNNYARGFDRSFVNGDACLGGRVELAYDLERPAPGDAVFRATQAFLGLDGGMLRDNANDILPRTEDGWASLSTGVRALWGEFLGEVALTHVLDEPAGAFPQDETRLWIRTALRF from the coding sequence ATGCTGTCGCGCAGCTGCGTAAACCTGTCGAAATTTCTTGTGGTGTTCGGGCTTTGCGGGCAGCCGGTCATGGCGCAATCATTCTTCGCCAACCTGGGCACCGACCCGGCCACCGGCGTCGACCGGGGATCGGCGTCGCAGATCTCGCCGGTGGATCGGCCGACCGGGTTTCTTACGCTGTCGTCCGACGGGGCTGAGGCGATCGGTCCCTGGATCGGCTCTGTCAGCTACGCGGTGCCCGATCTGGCGCTCGATGGCGACCAGCTCGACGGTGTCTTCGTGCTCGGCGGCCCCTCGGCCGATGACAGGACCGAGCTTGTCGCCGGCGGGATCGGCTACCGCCTTGCGCTGGGCGACAGCGGCATCACGGTCTTTGCCAATGCCGATCACTCCGGGTACCGGCTTGGCACGGCGTCCGCGCTGCCTCTCGATATCGAGGGCACGGTGACCAACTTCGCCGTCGGCGTGCAGCGCAGCTGGGCGAGTGGCGAGGCCGCGCGATCGGTTGCCACGATCCAGTTCTCCGGGCGCAGCGACAATGCCAGCGTCATGAACAGCGATGTGGTGGACGAGGATCTGCGCATCCTGCGCGCGGCCCTGGTGCATGAACGCGGGCGGCCCTATGCCTTTCGGCAGCGCTACGCGGTTTCGGTGTCGAAGGGGATCGACGGGCTCGGCGCCTCTGATCCGGGCGGGTCTTTTCTGTCGATGCCGGGTGTTGCGACCGACTTCCTGCGGATCGCCGGCAGCATAGAGATGTCCGTGCCCCTGGGGATGCGGACGCTGGTGAATGCGGGGATGATCGGGCAGCTGACCGGCGACAGCCTGCCGGTGTCGCAGCGCTGCGGTTTCGGCACCAACAACTACGCGCGCGGCTTCGACCGAAGCTTTGTCAATGGCGATGCCTGCCTCGGCGGCCGGGTAGAGCTGGCCTACGATCTTGAGCGTCCCGCGCCGGGGGATGCGGTGTTCCGCGCGACCCAGGCGTTCCTGGGGCTGGATGGCGGCATGCTGCGCGACAATGCGAACGACATCCTGCCCCGCACGGAGGATGGCTGGGCCAGCCTGTCCACCGGGGTCCGCGCGCTTTGGGGCGAGTTCCTGGGCGAGGTGGCGCTGACCCATGTGCTGGACGAGCCGGCCGGCGCCTTTCCGCAGGACGAGACGCGGCTCTGGATCCGCACGGCGCTGCGGTTCTGA
- a CDS encoding TRAP transporter large permease, which yields MDPILLGLSGLAVLIALIALRMPIAYAMILVGVVGTTLLNGPAILLAQLKTLGYGQFSIYDLSVVPMFILMGALATKTGLSRDLFRGANAWLGWMRGGTAMASIAACAGFGAVCGSSLATASTMGKVALPELRRYGYSPALATGSLAAGGVLGILIPPSVVLVVYAIIVEANVVTMFMAALIPGLLAVVMFLLTIAIYVRLVPGAGPAGGAESRADFLKATRGLIPVLVVFGIVIGGIYAGLYTPTPAAAIGVFVVLVFGLARGQLDREAIRASVLETAGTTAMIYLILLGAELLKIFMSRAGVPQAAADWALASGLSPMAILLILLLALILLGCLMDSLSMILLVLPFFWPVIVAMNGGDYQLADGAGYGMSTEDLKIWFGILALVVVELGLITPPVGMNVFVISSLARDVPMTTTFRGVSPFFAAELVRVAILILFPSLTLGLPLLLGG from the coding sequence ATGGATCCTATCTTGCTGGGCCTTTCGGGACTGGCCGTCCTGATCGCGCTGATCGCCCTGCGCATGCCCATCGCCTATGCGATGATCCTGGTGGGGGTTGTCGGCACGACGCTTCTGAACGGCCCGGCGATCCTGCTCGCCCAGCTCAAGACGCTCGGCTATGGGCAGTTCTCGATCTACGACCTGTCCGTCGTACCCATGTTCATCCTGATGGGCGCGCTGGCCACCAAGACCGGGCTTTCGCGCGACCTGTTCCGCGGCGCGAACGCATGGCTCGGCTGGATGCGCGGCGGCACGGCCATGGCCTCCATCGCCGCCTGCGCGGGCTTCGGCGCTGTCTGCGGCTCGTCGCTGGCGACCGCCTCGACCATGGGCAAGGTCGCCCTGCCCGAGCTCAGGCGCTATGGCTATTCCCCGGCGCTGGCCACCGGATCGCTTGCCGCCGGAGGCGTGCTGGGCATCCTGATCCCGCCCTCGGTGGTTCTGGTCGTGTACGCCATCATCGTCGAGGCGAATGTCGTCACCATGTTCATGGCGGCGCTGATCCCCGGCCTGCTGGCGGTGGTGATGTTCCTGCTCACCATCGCGATCTATGTCCGGCTGGTGCCGGGCGCGGGCCCCGCGGGCGGCGCGGAAAGCCGGGCGGATTTCCTCAAGGCGACCCGCGGCCTGATCCCGGTCCTTGTCGTCTTCGGCATCGTGATCGGCGGCATCTATGCGGGGCTCTACACGCCCACGCCGGCGGCCGCGATCGGGGTTTTCGTCGTCCTCGTCTTCGGGCTGGCGCGCGGGCAGCTCGACCGCGAAGCGATCCGCGCCTCGGTGCTGGAAACCGCGGGCACCACGGCGATGATCTACCTGATCCTGCTGGGGGCGGAACTGCTCAAGATCTTCATGTCACGCGCGGGCGTGCCGCAGGCGGCCGCCGACTGGGCGCTTGCCTCGGGCCTGTCGCCCATGGCGATCCTGCTGATCCTGCTTCTGGCGCTGATCCTGCTGGGCTGCCTGATGGACTCGCTCTCGATGATCCTGCTGGTGCTGCCCTTCTTCTGGCCGGTGATCGTCGCCATGAACGGGGGCGACTACCAGCTTGCGGACGGGGCGGGCTACGGCATGTCCACCGAGGATCTGAAGATCTGGTTCGGCATCCTTGCGCTTGTCGTGGTGGAACTCGGCCTCATCACGCCGCCGGTGGGGATGAACGTGTTCGTCATTTCTTCGCTGGCGCGCGACGTGCCGATGACCACCACCTTCCGCGGCGTGTCACCCTTCTTCGCGGCCGAACTCGTGCGGGTGGCGATCCTGATCCTCTTCCCCTCGCTGACGCTGGGCCTGCCGCTTCTGCTGGGCGGCTGA
- a CDS encoding TRAP transporter small permease yields the protein MRAAGAARQAIEVWALLGGLVLAALVLVNVWTVLGGLLGLPFAGDVELTEMGVAVAAFMFLPYCQVSRQNVTADIFTARLGDSGRRALDGIASFVALSFAALLLWRMFLGFLDQRAYGYSSTILQIPVWWAYVPILVSLGLLVLAALLTLSEDLAGDA from the coding sequence ATGAGGGCGGCAGGTGCGGCGCGACAGGCGATCGAGGTCTGGGCGCTTCTCGGCGGGCTGGTGCTTGCCGCCCTCGTCCTGGTCAATGTCTGGACCGTGCTGGGCGGGCTTCTCGGCCTGCCCTTCGCGGGCGACGTGGAACTGACCGAGATGGGGGTCGCCGTCGCTGCCTTCATGTTCCTGCCCTACTGCCAGGTCAGCCGGCAGAACGTGACGGCGGACATCTTTACCGCCCGCCTCGGGGACAGCGGGCGCCGGGCGCTCGACGGCATCGCCTCCTTCGTCGCGCTGTCCTTCGCGGCGCTGCTGCTGTGGCGCATGTTCCTCGGCTTTCTCGACCAGCGCGCCTATGGCTATTCCAGCACCATCCTCCAGATCCCGGTCTGGTGGGCTTATGTGCCGATCCTGGTCTCGCTGGGGCTGCTGGTGCTCGCGGCGCTTCTCACCCTGTCCGAGGACCTGGCGGGAGACGCCTGA
- a CDS encoding TRAP transporter substrate-binding protein encodes MRHSLTIGAAALAAMLAGPVAAQEYRLNLHHFLGERAPAHAQMLVPWAERVEELSGGAVDIEVFPAMTLGGRPPELVQQARDGVVDLIWTLNGYTPGLFPRSEVFELPTVFVNDPVAANLAMRGMFDEHLAEEYAGLEVMFLHVHAGNAFQMVDREVRTPADMAGLSLRTPSRTGAWVIEALGATPVAMPVPELPQALSRGVVAGALIPWEIIPALRLQEQTEYQIEGANMERLGTSVFQVSMNKAKWDSLPAEIQDAFRQASDEDWLREVGQLWRATDDFGIGMATEAGNTHVRLTEDETAAMLDAMGPVVDRWVTEVTAAGIDGAALVETARAAIAAAAE; translated from the coding sequence ATGAGACATAGCCTGACGATCGGCGCGGCAGCCCTGGCGGCCATGCTGGCGGGCCCCGTGGCCGCGCAGGAATACCGCCTGAACCTGCACCATTTCCTGGGCGAGCGTGCCCCGGCCCATGCCCAGATGCTGGTGCCCTGGGCCGAGCGGGTCGAGGAACTCAGCGGCGGCGCCGTCGATATCGAGGTCTTCCCCGCCATGACCCTGGGCGGCCGCCCGCCCGAACTGGTGCAGCAGGCCCGCGACGGGGTGGTCGACCTGATCTGGACCCTGAACGGCTACACCCCCGGTCTTTTCCCGCGCTCCGAGGTGTTCGAGCTGCCCACCGTCTTCGTGAACGACCCCGTGGCCGCGAACCTTGCGATGCGGGGCATGTTCGACGAGCATCTGGCCGAGGAATATGCCGGGCTCGAGGTGATGTTCCTGCATGTCCATGCCGGCAACGCCTTCCAGATGGTGGACCGCGAGGTGCGCACGCCCGCGGACATGGCCGGGCTCAGCCTGCGCACGCCGTCCCGCACCGGCGCCTGGGTGATCGAGGCGCTGGGGGCGACGCCTGTCGCGATGCCGGTGCCGGAACTGCCGCAGGCGCTGTCGCGCGGCGTGGTGGCGGGTGCGCTGATCCCGTGGGAGATCATTCCCGCCCTGCGCCTGCAGGAACAGACGGAGTACCAGATCGAGGGCGCCAACATGGAGCGACTGGGCACGTCCGTCTTCCAGGTGTCGATGAACAAGGCCAAGTGGGACAGCCTGCCCGCGGAGATCCAGGACGCCTTCCGCCAGGCCTCGGACGAGGACTGGCTGCGCGAGGTGGGCCAGCTCTGGCGCGCCACCGACGATTTCGGCATCGGCATGGCGACCGAGGCGGGCAACACCCATGTCCGGCTGACCGAGGACGAGACCGCCGCGATGCTGGACGCGATGGGCCCGGTGGTCGATCGCTGGGTGACGGAAGTCACCGCCGCCGGCATCGACGGGGCGGCCCTGGTCGAGACGGCCCGCGCGGCCATCGCCGCGGCGGCGGAATAA
- the pobA gene encoding 4-hydroxybenzoate 3-monooxygenase: protein MKTQVAIIGGGPAGLLLSQLLDLSGIDSVVLERRSRDYVLGRIRAGVLEAGSVSILTEAGVGDRIGQEGQPHDGVELSWHDERVRIDLTGLTGRPVTVYGQTEVTRDLYAARDARGGRIIHEAEVLRIEDVESDAPVVVYTKDGREHRLEARFVAGCDGFHGPTRRAIPGRARQEFQREYPFGWLGLLSRTPPVADELIYAAHARGFALCSMRSHEVSRYYVQVPLTEKLDDWPVARFWEELARRIPADVAAKLVTGGEVLEMSIAPLRSFVCEPMRHGALFLAGDAAHIVPPTGAKGLNLAIGDVHYMHRALDRHFNAGSNAGIEGYSDTALSRVWKCERFSWWMTSMLHDFPQLGDFEKRMQKAEFDYLMRSETARKSLAENYVGLPY, encoded by the coding sequence ATGAAGACACAGGTCGCGATCATCGGCGGCGGTCCGGCGGGGCTGCTTCTGTCGCAGCTTCTGGACCTGAGCGGCATCGACAGCGTCGTGCTGGAACGCCGATCCCGCGACTACGTCCTCGGCCGCATCCGCGCCGGCGTGCTGGAGGCGGGCTCGGTATCCATCCTGACCGAGGCCGGCGTCGGCGACAGGATCGGGCAGGAGGGTCAGCCCCATGACGGGGTGGAACTCAGCTGGCATGACGAGCGGGTGCGCATCGACCTGACCGGACTGACCGGCAGGCCCGTCACCGTCTATGGCCAGACCGAGGTGACGCGCGATCTTTACGCCGCGCGCGACGCGCGCGGCGGCCGGATCATCCACGAGGCCGAGGTGCTGCGGATCGAGGACGTCGAAAGCGACGCGCCGGTGGTGGTCTACACGAAGGACGGACGGGAACACCGGCTCGAAGCCCGCTTCGTCGCGGGCTGCGACGGCTTTCACGGGCCGACCCGGCGCGCGATCCCGGGACGCGCCAGGCAGGAATTCCAGCGGGAATATCCGTTCGGCTGGCTCGGGCTTCTGTCGCGCACGCCCCCGGTGGCGGACGAGCTGATCTACGCCGCCCATGCGCGCGGCTTCGCGCTCTGCTCCATGCGCTCGCACGAGGTGAGCCGCTACTATGTGCAGGTGCCGCTGACAGAAAAGCTGGATGACTGGCCCGTCGCGCGGTTCTGGGAAGAACTTGCCCGGCGCATCCCCGCCGATGTCGCGGCGAAGCTGGTAACCGGGGGAGAGGTGCTGGAAATGTCCATCGCGCCGCTCCGGTCCTTCGTGTGCGAGCCGATGCGCCACGGCGCGCTGTTCCTTGCCGGCGACGCCGCCCATATCGTGCCGCCCACCGGCGCCAAGGGCCTGAACCTTGCGATCGGCGACGTGCACTACATGCACCGCGCCCTTGACCGCCATTTCAACGCGGGCTCGAACGCAGGCATCGAGGGATATTCCGATACCGCCCTGTCCCGGGTCTGGAAATGCGAGCGGTTTTCGTGGTGGATGACATCCATGCTGCACGACTTCCCGCAACTGGGCGATTTCGAGAAGCGGATGCAGAAGGCCGAGTTCGACTACCTGATGCGGTCCGAGACCGCCCGGAAAAGCCTTGCGGAAAACTATGTGGGCCTGCCCTACTGA
- the pcaG gene encoding protocatechuate 3,4-dioxygenase subunit alpha produces MVQKPTRLRETASQTAGPYVHLGLMPTWAGNAGAYEKELGLSPITDAARGERIEISGSIADGTGWMLRDALLESWQADADGRHPGQPGADPGVSGFCRFAVDPDTGEFTLRTVKPGPTRLPDGRVLSPHVALWIVGRGINTGLATRIYFDDADRARDPVLSRIEQRHRVETLIARPDGPGRYRFDIRLQGEGETVFLDI; encoded by the coding sequence ATGGTGCAGAAACCGACCCGCCTGCGCGAAACCGCCTCCCAGACCGCCGGGCCCTATGTCCATCTGGGCCTGATGCCGACCTGGGCCGGCAATGCCGGGGCCTATGAGAAAGAGCTCGGCCTGAGCCCCATCACCGACGCGGCACGGGGCGAGCGGATAGAGATCAGCGGCAGCATCGCCGACGGCACCGGCTGGATGCTGCGCGACGCGCTGCTGGAAAGCTGGCAGGCCGATGCCGACGGGCGCCATCCGGGCCAGCCGGGGGCGGATCCGGGGGTGAGCGGCTTCTGCCGTTTCGCGGTGGATCCCGACACCGGCGAATTCACCCTGCGCACGGTCAAGCCCGGCCCGACCCGCCTGCCCGACGGGCGCGTGCTGTCGCCGCATGTGGCGCTCTGGATCGTCGGGCGCGGCATCAATACCGGGCTGGCCACGCGGATCTATTTCGACGACGCCGACAGGGCGCGCGACCCGGTCCTGTCCCGGATCGAGCAGCGCCACCGGGTCGAGACCCTGATCGCCCGCCCCGACGGCCCCGGGCGATACCGCTTCGACATCCGCCTGCAAGGCGAGGGCGAGACGGTTTTCCTGGATATCTGA
- the pcaH gene encoding protocatechuate 3,4-dioxygenase subunit beta, producing the protein MSDTGRLIPRDRSAHPVAFDPDYKTSVARSPSLPLLSLGSTPTEETGPTFGHGLIGPLDNNLVLNWTRGEAQAIGERILVHGRVLDENGRPVPQTLVEIWQANAGGRYRHVKDGYLAPLDPAFGGCGRTLTDAEGYYAFLTVKPGAYPWPNRGNDWRPAHIHFSVFGHAFGQRLITQMYFEGDPLIARCPIAATVKDRDQLDRLVAPLDMAAARPLDHLAYRFDIVLRGRSQSLFENRPEGM; encoded by the coding sequence ATGAGTGACACAGGCCGCCTGATCCCGCGCGACCGCAGCGCGCATCCCGTTGCCTTCGACCCCGACTACAAGACTTCCGTTGCCCGTTCCCCGTCGCTGCCGCTGCTGTCGCTCGGATCCACCCCGACCGAAGAGACCGGGCCCACCTTCGGCCATGGGCTGATCGGCCCGCTCGACAACAACCTGGTGCTGAACTGGACGCGGGGCGAGGCGCAGGCCATCGGCGAGCGCATCCTCGTCCATGGCCGCGTGCTGGACGAGAACGGCCGCCCGGTGCCGCAGACGCTGGTCGAGATCTGGCAGGCCAATGCAGGCGGGCGCTACCGGCATGTGAAGGACGGCTATCTCGCGCCGCTCGACCCGGCCTTCGGCGGCTGCGGCCGGACCCTGACCGATGCCGAGGGGTATTACGCCTTCCTTACCGTGAAGCCCGGCGCCTATCCCTGGCCCAACCGCGGCAACGACTGGCGGCCCGCGCATATCCATTTCTCGGTCTTCGGCCATGCCTTCGGCCAGCGGCTGATCACCCAGATGTATTTCGAGGGCGATCCCCTGATCGCGCGCTGCCCCATCGCTGCCACGGTCAAGGACCGCGACCAGCTCGACCGGCTGGTGGCGCCGCTCGACATGGCGGCGGCGCGGCCGCTCGATCATCTCGCCTACCGCTTCGACATCGTGCTGCGCGGCCGCAGCCAGAGCCTGTTCGAAAACCGCCCCGAGGGGATGTGA
- the pcaC gene encoding 4-carboxymuconolactone decarboxylase: MTDRSEQGMQTRRRILGDAHVDRAEAATTALDRPFQDLITDAAWGHVWSSGRITDRERTMLTIALLAALGNFDELPMHVRAARRTGASPTDIAEALQHVAIYAGVPRANHALKIVKATLSEMEAAHE, from the coding sequence ATGACCGATCGCTCCGAACAGGGCATGCAGACGCGGCGACGGATCCTGGGCGACGCGCATGTGGACAGGGCCGAGGCCGCGACCACCGCGCTTGACCGGCCCTTCCAGGACCTGATCACCGATGCCGCCTGGGGGCATGTCTGGTCGTCGGGCCGCATCACCGACCGCGAGCGGACGATGCTGACGATCGCGCTTCTGGCCGCACTGGGCAATTTCGACGAATTGCCGATGCATGTGCGCGCCGCGCGCCGCACCGGGGCAAGCCCCACGGATATCGCCGAGGCGCTTCAGCACGTCGCGATCTATGCCGGCGTGCCGCGCGCGAACCATGCGCTGAAGATCGTTAAGGCGACACTTTCGGAAATGGAGGCCGCCCATGAGTGA
- a CDS encoding LysR substrate-binding domain-containing protein, giving the protein MDIPHGLKLRHLECFLAVAEEGTISAAARRRNITQPALSKTIADLETLLGARLFERVGRRTVPTPAGDSFRRHALSALHSLETGVRTISGGRPVDVVSVGVLPTVAGGLFPSIALEFSQLRPEARVSVTTGPHNYLIGRLREGEIDLMVGRMPTARDMPGLRFEYLYQDRIELVARAGHPGAGLDAARALRRYPLILPNRGALIRETVDEYLNVIGLPDAQPAFESVSLAFALPLLLASDMLWFISRGVIARDLAADSLMAFELASDFMSGAVGMTSSASAVQNDHVELLATLLRARAGPD; this is encoded by the coding sequence ATGGATATACCACATGGGCTGAAACTGCGGCATCTGGAATGTTTCCTCGCCGTCGCCGAGGAAGGGACGATCAGTGCCGCCGCGCGGAGGCGAAACATCACGCAGCCCGCGCTGTCCAAGACCATCGCGGATCTCGAGACGCTGCTGGGCGCGCGCCTGTTCGAGCGGGTGGGCCGGCGCACCGTGCCGACGCCTGCGGGCGACAGCTTTCGCCGCCATGCGCTGAGCGCGCTTCACAGTCTGGAAACCGGGGTACGCACCATCAGCGGCGGCAGGCCCGTGGACGTGGTGTCGGTGGGCGTGCTGCCGACGGTGGCGGGCGGGCTGTTCCCGTCCATCGCGCTGGAGTTCTCGCAGCTCAGGCCCGAGGCGCGCGTCTCGGTCACGACGGGGCCGCACAACTACCTGATCGGCCGGCTCAGGGAAGGAGAGATCGACCTCATGGTCGGGCGGATGCCCACGGCGCGGGACATGCCTGGACTGCGCTTCGAATATCTCTACCAGGACCGGATCGAGCTTGTGGCGCGCGCGGGCCATCCCGGCGCCGGGCTCGACGCTGCGCGCGCGCTGCGCCGCTATCCGCTGATCCTGCCCAATCGTGGCGCGCTGATCCGCGAGACGGTGGACGAGTATCTGAACGTGATCGGGCTGCCCGATGCGCAACCCGCCTTCGAAAGCGTCTCGCTTGCCTTTGCGCTGCCCTTGCTGCTGGCGTCCGACATGCTGTGGTTCATCTCGCGCGGGGTGATCGCGCGGGATCTGGCGGCGGACAGCCTGATGGCCTTTGAGCTTGCCTCGGATTTCATGTCCGGGGCGGTTGGGATGACCAGCTCCGCCTCGGCCGTTCAGAACGACCATGTGGAACTGCTGGCGACACTTCTGCGCGCGCGGGCGGGGCCGGACTAG
- a CDS encoding TIGR01459 family HAD-type hydrolase — MKPDRTQAHMAAPGTDWAFARYEQVRHRLPDATFPSEPRRAATLAELTDRYDAFILDAFGVLNVGEQPIPGAVARMAELRAAGKRLVVLTNGASARRQDAAAKYRRLGFDFTEPEIVASREVAAARLDRVAPGALWAAITQAGDDLADIPARCQDLIDTPGALDAADGILFLSAARWTEGHQQRLLASLRNRPRPLVVANPDIVAPREGWLSLEPGAFAHDIADTLGTGPAFFGKPYPDAFEDAVARLGGIPRARIAMVGDTLHTDILGGAAAGLGTVLVAAHGLFAGRDVMDYVRRSGIVPDDIVKTT; from the coding sequence GTGAAACCGGACCGGACCCAGGCCCACATGGCCGCGCCAGGCACCGATTGGGCCTTTGCCCGCTACGAACAGGTCCGCCACCGTCTGCCTGATGCAACGTTTCCGTCAGAGCCGCGTCGCGCGGCAACCCTGGCCGAGCTGACCGACCGCTACGACGCCTTCATCCTCGATGCCTTTGGCGTGCTGAACGTGGGCGAGCAGCCGATACCCGGCGCGGTCGCGCGGATGGCCGAGTTGCGCGCGGCAGGCAAGCGCCTGGTCGTGCTGACCAACGGCGCCTCGGCCCGCCGGCAGGATGCGGCCGCGAAATACCGCAGGCTGGGCTTCGACTTCACCGAACCCGAGATCGTCGCCTCGCGCGAGGTGGCCGCGGCCCGGCTGGACCGTGTTGCGCCCGGCGCCCTGTGGGCCGCGATCACCCAGGCGGGCGACGACCTCGCGGATATCCCGGCCCGCTGCCAGGATCTGATCGACACCCCCGGCGCGCTGGACGCGGCCGACGGGATCCTTTTCCTGTCTGCCGCGCGCTGGACCGAAGGGCATCAGCAGCGGCTGCTGGCCTCCCTGCGAAACCGCCCGCGCCCGCTGGTCGTGGCGAACCCCGATATCGTCGCCCCGCGCGAGGGGTGGCTCTCGCTCGAGCCCGGCGCCTTTGCCCATGACATCGCCGATACGCTGGGGACAGGGCCCGCCTTCTTCGGCAAGCCCTATCCGGACGCTTTCGAGGACGCGGTGGCGCGGCTGGGCGGCATTCCCCGGGCGCGCATCGCCATGGTGGGCGACACGCTGCACACCGATATTCTCGGTGGGGCGGCGGCGGGGCTCGGCACCGTGCTGGTCGCGGCCCACGGCCTGTTCGCCGGGCGCGACGTGATGGACTATGTCCGGCGCTCTGGCATCGTGCCCGACGACATCGTCAAGACGACCTGA